In a single window of the Arthrobacter sp. StoSoilA2 genome:
- a CDS encoding response regulator transcription factor produces the protein MSEVRVGLVIEDDQDIRELVRVVLSQAGFDVHVASTGSAGVTSARELNPDVITLDLGLPDIDGFEVARQIRKSSDAYIIMLTARAEELDTLMGLEAGGDDYLTKPFRPRELRARVEAMMRRPRASSETKAAAEATDPEMTHNGLAVSAGSRTAVLHGKELRLTRTEFDLLLALLETGRIVRTKADLARRLRNEPYDVGSYVSDADERAVEVHMGNLRKKLGDSIQNPRWLETVRGVGYRLAPLAQGN, from the coding sequence ATGAGTGAAGTACGTGTGGGGCTGGTCATTGAAGATGACCAGGATATTCGCGAATTGGTGCGTGTGGTCCTTTCCCAAGCGGGATTTGATGTCCACGTTGCATCCACTGGATCCGCAGGCGTCACGTCAGCCCGCGAACTGAATCCAGACGTCATAACCCTGGATCTGGGGCTGCCCGACATCGATGGTTTCGAGGTGGCACGCCAGATCCGGAAGTCCTCGGACGCCTACATCATCATGCTCACCGCCCGTGCGGAGGAACTGGACACCCTCATGGGCCTTGAGGCCGGCGGTGACGATTACCTCACCAAGCCCTTCCGTCCCCGCGAACTTCGCGCACGTGTCGAGGCCATGATGCGGAGGCCCCGCGCGTCGTCGGAGACCAAAGCCGCTGCGGAAGCAACCGACCCCGAAATGACCCACAACGGCCTTGCCGTTTCGGCCGGCTCCCGGACGGCAGTCCTGCACGGCAAGGAACTGAGGCTGACACGCACCGAGTTCGACCTCCTGCTTGCCCTCCTCGAAACCGGCAGGATTGTGCGGACAAAGGCAGATCTGGCGAGGCGCCTTCGCAACGAACCCTACGACGTCGGCAGTTATGTCAGCGACGCCGACGAGCGCGCCGTTGAGGTACACATGGGCAACCTGCGCAAAAAACTTGGCGACAGCATCCAGAACCCGCGCTGGCTCGAGACCGTGCGCGGCGTTGGATACCGGCTGGCGCCGCTGGCACAGGGCAACTAA
- a CDS encoding molybdopterin-dependent oxidoreductase, producing the protein MGIISSGFRGRRSENPALPPGQHETQDFPVLTAGPAPLIPVQEWEFFITAEDGQRLAWSWDEFMALPQEEITEDIHCVTSWSKLGTVWRGVSVDTLFENVETTRDFATAHSFGGYTTNVPLWDLLGGKAWVAWEFDHEPLERAHGGPARLLVPHLYFWKSAKWIHGLELTEEDVPGFWESNGYHLHGNPWSEERYS; encoded by the coding sequence ATGGGTATTATTTCTTCCGGTTTCCGTGGGCGACGGTCCGAGAACCCTGCGTTGCCTCCGGGACAGCATGAAACGCAGGACTTTCCTGTTCTGACCGCTGGACCCGCCCCGCTCATTCCCGTTCAGGAATGGGAGTTCTTCATTACTGCGGAGGATGGCCAGCGGCTGGCGTGGTCCTGGGATGAGTTCATGGCCTTGCCGCAGGAGGAGATCACCGAAGATATTCACTGCGTCACCAGTTGGTCAAAATTGGGAACAGTGTGGCGTGGAGTTTCAGTGGACACGCTTTTTGAAAACGTCGAAACCACCCGTGACTTCGCCACTGCCCATTCCTTCGGCGGCTACACAACCAATGTTCCGCTGTGGGACCTCCTGGGCGGTAAGGCCTGGGTGGCTTGGGAGTTCGATCACGAACCACTTGAACGGGCGCATGGCGGTCCGGCGCGGCTTTTGGTGCCGCACTTGTATTTCTGGAAAAGCGCCAAGTGGATTCATGGTCTGGAACTGACAGAGGAAGACGTTCCCGGCTTCTGGGAGTCGAACGGATACCATCTTCACGGCAATCCGTGGAGCGAGGAGCGGTACTCGTGA
- a CDS encoding ferredoxin reductase, whose amino-acid sequence MSSVWRVAEVVGGEPENATARTIRLRVDGLMGYLAGQHIDIRLTAEDGYTAIRSYSVASASADEHLEITVDELPDGEVSPYLVRDLAVGDRLEIRGPVGGWFVWRQGNANPVQLIGGGSGVVPLMSMIRAHQASDSEAPFRLLYSLKAPEAALYRDELHRLDRESAKLMVDYVYTRSTPEGWPAAPGRLTSESLLGKIFPTEEKPDVFVCGQTVFVETVSDWLVMAGYRPESIKTERFGGTGGIR is encoded by the coding sequence GTGAGTTCTGTATGGCGGGTCGCTGAAGTGGTGGGCGGGGAACCGGAAAACGCCACTGCCCGGACCATTAGGCTGCGCGTGGATGGTTTGATGGGATATCTGGCCGGCCAACACATTGATATCCGCCTCACCGCCGAGGACGGGTATACGGCCATCCGGTCTTACTCGGTGGCATCGGCAAGTGCCGACGAGCATCTGGAAATCACCGTTGACGAACTGCCCGACGGCGAAGTGTCGCCTTACCTTGTCCGGGACCTGGCGGTCGGAGACCGGTTGGAAATCCGGGGACCGGTGGGTGGCTGGTTTGTCTGGCGGCAGGGCAATGCGAACCCGGTGCAGCTGATCGGGGGAGGGTCGGGTGTGGTGCCGCTGATGTCGATGATCCGTGCCCATCAGGCATCCGACAGCGAAGCCCCTTTCCGGTTGCTCTATTCCCTCAAGGCTCCGGAAGCTGCGCTCTACCGTGACGAGCTGCATCGTTTGGATCGGGAATCAGCCAAGCTGATGGTCGATTATGTCTACACGCGTTCGACGCCGGAGGGCTGGCCGGCAGCGCCAGGCCGCCTTACCTCCGAGAGCCTTTTGGGCAAGATCTTCCCAACAGAGGAGAAACCGGATGTTTTTGTTTGCGGCCAGACAGTCTTTGTGGAGACCGTTTCGGACTGGCTTGTAATGGCCGGTTATCGGCCGGAGTCGATCAAGACCGAGCGGTTTGGCGGGACGGGAGGTATCCGGTGA
- a CDS encoding DUF6510 family protein, whose translation MTSADDFPVPGSEDPDIAAGSHDPIPYVDGNAAAGALSEVFRIDIIAALGRCRHCGSIRAFGEAMVFTDAPGIVVRCRDCQGVLLRLVQTPTRYWLDLSGLSYLEIDREE comes from the coding sequence GTGACCAGCGCCGATGACTTCCCCGTCCCCGGGTCCGAAGACCCGGACATTGCAGCAGGATCCCATGACCCCATTCCGTATGTGGACGGCAACGCCGCTGCCGGCGCCTTGTCCGAAGTCTTCCGGATCGACATCATCGCGGCGCTCGGGCGCTGCAGGCATTGCGGTTCCATCAGGGCTTTTGGCGAGGCCATGGTCTTCACCGACGCGCCCGGCATTGTGGTCCGGTGCCGCGACTGCCAGGGCGTCCTGCTGCGATTGGTCCAGACACCAACGCGTTATTGGCTGGATCTGAGCGGCCTCAGCTACTTGGAGATCGACCGCGAAGAATAA
- a CDS encoding NADP-dependent oxidoreductase, whose product MKAVIVSDQSAGMAGLRMAERPQPAAAINDVIVEIHASGFVPTEVEWPSTWTDRAGRDRTPSIIGHEVAGVVTSLGYGTTGLTVGQRVFGLADWHRDGTLAEYVAMEARNLAPLPGDVPFTVGASLPISGLTAWQGLFIHGRIQSGQSLLVHGAAGAVGTMVTQLAREAGAYVIGTGRTADRQKALDFGAHEFIDLANDSLQDISAVDLVFDVIGGDIQKQSAALIRPGGTLVSITGPVEARPKDGLAVDFVVESDRAQLGEIVQRIRDGRLRTNIGNIGEFDDAINALTPAARRNGKTIIQMRR is encoded by the coding sequence ATGAAAGCAGTTATTGTGTCGGACCAGTCTGCCGGAATGGCCGGGCTGAGAATGGCCGAACGGCCGCAGCCGGCGGCGGCCATAAATGATGTCATTGTTGAGATTCATGCCTCGGGATTCGTCCCAACCGAGGTGGAGTGGCCCTCGACCTGGACTGATAGAGCCGGCCGGGACCGGACACCCTCCATCATTGGGCACGAAGTGGCCGGGGTCGTAACCTCGCTCGGTTATGGGACGACAGGATTGACTGTGGGTCAACGCGTGTTTGGCCTTGCGGACTGGCACCGGGATGGGACCCTGGCGGAGTACGTGGCGATGGAAGCACGTAACCTTGCGCCGCTGCCGGGCGACGTCCCCTTCACAGTTGGCGCGAGCCTGCCCATCTCTGGCCTGACCGCCTGGCAGGGCTTGTTTATCCATGGCCGCATCCAGTCGGGGCAGAGCCTGCTCGTGCACGGCGCCGCTGGGGCAGTCGGAACGATGGTGACACAGCTGGCACGTGAAGCGGGCGCCTACGTCATCGGTACCGGACGAACTGCCGATCGGCAGAAGGCCCTCGACTTTGGAGCGCACGAGTTCATCGATCTCGCCAACGACTCCTTGCAGGATATCAGCGCGGTTGACCTGGTATTCGATGTGATCGGTGGCGATATCCAGAAGCAGTCAGCGGCCCTGATCCGGCCCGGCGGAACGCTGGTGAGCATCACCGGGCCGGTTGAAGCACGCCCTAAAGATGGTCTGGCAGTGGATTTCGTTGTCGAGTCGGATCGTGCCCAACTGGGTGAGATCGTCCAGCGAATCCGAGACGGACGGCTTCGGACAAACATCGGAAACATCGGGGAATTCGACGACGCGATCAATGCCCTTACCCCGGCCGCACGCCGGAATGGGAAGACGATCATCCAGATGCGTCGGTAG
- the fdxA gene encoding ferredoxin, translating into MSYVIAQPCVDVKDKACIDECPVDCIYEGERSLYIHPSECVDCGACDPVCPVEAIYYAEDVPDEWADYVRANAEFFEADFREDVGRDHPVVMAEPLRVGS; encoded by the coding sequence ATGAGCTACGTGATCGCACAGCCGTGCGTGGATGTGAAGGACAAGGCGTGCATTGACGAGTGCCCGGTGGATTGTATCTACGAAGGTGAACGCTCGCTCTACATCCACCCGTCCGAGTGCGTTGACTGCGGGGCATGCGATCCTGTGTGCCCCGTAGAAGCGATCTACTATGCGGAGGATGTCCCTGACGAATGGGCGGATTACGTCAGGGCGAACGCGGAGTTCTTCGAGGCCGATTTCCGCGAGGACGTGGGCCGCGATCATCCTGTGGTGATGGCGGAGCCGTTGCGGGTGGGCAGTTAG
- a CDS encoding aldehyde dehydrogenase family protein — protein MTSTAVDPQAITDPQRVTAQHLINGQWLGDADTQRMNPARPGELAALSPSGTVEDVDAAITAAAAAQPSWAALPAPARGAILIAAGNLLNERQHAIAEDLVREEGKTLAEAKGEVRRASDVLRFFGSLGWAATGEVLPSGLPDTTITTRREPLGVVGLITPWNFPIAIPAWKTAPALISGNAVVIKPAELTPLSTTHLARALQDAGLPAGVFNVVHGKGRVVGDALARDPRIAGLSFTGSTNVGLGLQEILNARRARVQLEMGGKNGVLVLDDADPRKAAQVVAAGAFGLTGQACTATSRVYVTPGIRSAFLDALVQEAAAYTTGDGLDGEVRMGAVVSRQQFEQDQAAVRTAVERGATLLHGQYDGDPTGALFFPAAILTGLPFDDAAVTEEIFGPVVAVLEVADYETGLAAINDSRYGLTAGICTDSLALATDFAARAQAGVVKINRPTAGLDLNVPFGGVKDSSTNTFREQGRSALDFYTWGKTVYTGI, from the coding sequence ATGACTTCCACAGCAGTTGACCCCCAGGCGATCACCGACCCGCAGAGGGTTACCGCCCAGCACCTCATCAATGGCCAGTGGCTCGGAGACGCGGACACGCAGCGAATGAATCCGGCCCGGCCAGGCGAACTCGCAGCGCTGTCACCCAGCGGCACCGTCGAGGACGTGGACGCCGCTATCACCGCGGCCGCCGCAGCCCAGCCGTCATGGGCGGCCCTGCCCGCACCAGCCCGTGGCGCCATCCTCATCGCGGCCGGAAACCTGCTCAACGAGCGCCAACACGCAATCGCCGAGGACCTTGTCCGTGAGGAAGGAAAAACACTCGCGGAGGCAAAGGGGGAGGTCAGGCGTGCCTCGGACGTGCTGCGCTTCTTCGGTTCGCTGGGCTGGGCGGCAACGGGCGAAGTCCTGCCGAGCGGCCTGCCGGACACCACCATCACAACGCGTCGGGAACCGTTGGGCGTGGTGGGACTCATTACCCCGTGGAACTTCCCCATCGCCATTCCGGCATGGAAAACCGCGCCTGCCCTGATCAGCGGCAACGCCGTGGTGATCAAACCGGCCGAGCTCACTCCGTTGTCCACCACCCACCTGGCACGTGCACTGCAGGACGCCGGGCTGCCCGCCGGCGTGTTCAACGTGGTGCACGGCAAGGGCCGCGTGGTGGGTGACGCCCTGGCCCGCGATCCCCGCATTGCCGGCTTGTCCTTCACCGGCTCCACCAACGTGGGTCTTGGGCTGCAGGAGATCCTCAATGCCCGGCGCGCCCGGGTCCAACTCGAAATGGGCGGCAAAAATGGCGTGCTGGTGCTGGATGACGCCGACCCCCGCAAAGCTGCGCAAGTAGTCGCCGCAGGCGCGTTCGGCCTCACCGGCCAGGCGTGCACAGCAACGTCCCGCGTCTACGTAACCCCCGGCATCCGCTCCGCCTTCCTCGATGCCTTGGTTCAGGAGGCCGCCGCCTACACCACCGGTGACGGGCTTGATGGCGAGGTCCGGATGGGTGCCGTAGTGAGCAGGCAGCAATTCGAGCAGGACCAGGCAGCGGTGCGCACCGCCGTCGAACGCGGGGCCACACTCCTGCACGGACAGTACGACGGCGACCCCACCGGCGCGCTGTTCTTCCCGGCGGCGATTCTCACCGGACTGCCGTTCGACGACGCAGCCGTAACCGAAGAGATTTTCGGGCCGGTGGTGGCCGTTCTCGAGGTGGCAGACTATGAAACCGGCCTCGCAGCCATCAACGACTCCCGCTATGGGCTCACCGCCGGCATCTGCACCGACTCCCTGGCCCTCGCCACGGACTTCGCAGCCCGCGCGCAGGCAGGTGTAGTGAAGATCAACCGCCCAACTGCCGGGCTGGACCTGAACGTTCCCTTCGGCGGCGTGAAGGATTCCTCCACCAACACCTTCCGCGAGCAAGGCAGGTCCGCCCTGGACTTCTACACCTGGGGCAAGACCGTCTACACCGGTATTTAG
- a CDS encoding SDR family oxidoreductase has product MDLGIAGKTALVAASTGGLGLAVARALAAEGVRVAIVGRRRDRAKEIVAELQAAYGTGSFGTSGFDAVAIEADLTTPEGIESAVEQTIADLGPIDILVLNGPGPKPGAAATLSSEDIAAAFDLLVKPQHALVSHVLPGMRERRWGRILAIGSSGVTAPLPNLAVSNTGRAALAGYLKTLAAEVALDEVTVNLLLPGRIATERVTQLDHAAAKRRGTTLEDIQLESRKTIPARRYGEPAEFGAPAAFLCSAPASYITGVALRCDGGLIRSL; this is encoded by the coding sequence ATGGATCTGGGAATCGCGGGCAAGACCGCTTTGGTTGCCGCCTCCACGGGTGGGCTGGGCCTGGCCGTAGCGCGTGCCCTGGCTGCCGAAGGCGTTCGCGTTGCCATAGTGGGCCGCCGTCGGGACCGTGCAAAGGAGATCGTCGCTGAACTGCAGGCCGCGTACGGAACCGGCTCATTTGGAACGAGCGGTTTCGACGCGGTGGCGATCGAAGCGGACCTCACAACGCCCGAGGGCATCGAATCGGCAGTCGAACAGACGATCGCTGATTTGGGACCCATCGACATCCTGGTCCTCAACGGCCCTGGCCCCAAACCCGGTGCCGCTGCCACGCTGAGCTCCGAAGACATTGCGGCGGCGTTTGATCTCCTGGTCAAACCGCAGCACGCTTTGGTTTCCCACGTGCTTCCCGGGATGCGGGAACGGCGGTGGGGCCGGATCCTGGCTATCGGGTCCAGCGGCGTGACAGCCCCGCTTCCCAACCTCGCGGTCTCCAACACCGGACGTGCTGCCCTTGCCGGTTACCTCAAGACCCTCGCTGCCGAAGTTGCCCTGGACGAGGTCACCGTGAACCTGCTCCTGCCGGGCCGCATCGCCACGGAAAGGGTCACACAACTTGACCACGCCGCCGCCAAGCGACGCGGGACCACGTTGGAAGACATCCAACTCGAATCCCGCAAGACCATCCCCGCCCGACGCTATGGAGAACCCGCCGAGTTCGGTGCCCCTGCCGCCTTCCTGTGCAGCGCGCCGGCGTCGTACATCACCGGAGTCGCGCTCAGGTGCGACGGCGGACTGATCCGCAGCCTCTAG
- a CDS encoding dihydrodipicolinate synthase family protein, which produces MQPSAALESREHPMQHPESLSPGVWGVVATPFQGSTLDVDLDSLSELVEHYEAIGATGLTVLGVFGEAAALTAGERREVLETVVECTALPLVVGVTALATRPAIEEVRVAQDVAGKRLAAVMVQANSAKPETVIAHLDAIHRATGAKVVLQDYPMASGVSIPTPALIKVVTSCDFVIAVKAEAPPTSVAIAELSAGVGVSVFGGLGGQGLLDELMAGAAGAMTGFSYPEALIACVRAWQQDGYEAARRELLPYLPLINFEQQAKVALAIRKECLRERGLIKDPGVRAPAAGFPEALRGSMGTHLREAASALENDTTLARSL; this is translated from the coding sequence ATGCAGCCATCAGCTGCGCTCGAATCCCGGGAACACCCAATGCAGCACCCTGAATCTTTGTCTCCAGGCGTTTGGGGCGTTGTTGCCACGCCATTCCAGGGCAGCACGCTGGACGTTGACCTGGACAGTTTGTCCGAGCTCGTGGAGCACTACGAGGCCATCGGTGCCACGGGACTCACCGTACTGGGAGTCTTCGGCGAAGCAGCCGCACTGACGGCGGGGGAACGCCGGGAAGTACTGGAGACCGTCGTCGAATGCACCGCGCTGCCGTTGGTGGTGGGCGTGACTGCCCTGGCCACCCGGCCTGCCATTGAGGAAGTCCGGGTTGCCCAGGATGTTGCCGGAAAACGCCTGGCAGCTGTGATGGTACAGGCTAACTCGGCCAAGCCCGAGACAGTGATTGCGCACTTGGATGCCATCCACAGGGCTACTGGCGCCAAGGTTGTCCTTCAGGATTATCCGATGGCAAGTGGCGTCAGCATCCCCACGCCCGCTCTGATCAAGGTGGTGACGTCTTGTGACTTCGTCATAGCCGTCAAGGCCGAAGCACCTCCTACCAGCGTCGCGATCGCGGAGCTGAGTGCCGGCGTCGGGGTTTCAGTCTTTGGTGGCCTCGGCGGGCAGGGACTGCTGGATGAACTGATGGCCGGCGCAGCAGGCGCAATGACTGGTTTCTCCTACCCTGAAGCCCTCATAGCTTGCGTGCGGGCATGGCAGCAGGACGGCTATGAAGCAGCACGGCGCGAACTGCTCCCTTACCTGCCGCTGATCAACTTTGAGCAGCAGGCGAAGGTGGCGCTGGCTATTCGTAAGGAGTGCCTGCGCGAACGGGGACTCATCAAGGACCCGGGCGTTCGCGCCCCTGCAGCGGGCTTCCCCGAAGCCCTGCGCGGGAGTATGGGCACACATCTTCGCGAGGCAGCGTCAGCCCTTGAAAATGACACGACCCTTGCAAGGAGCCTGTGA
- a CDS encoding enoyl-CoA hydratase-related protein, with protein MTAVVEAPVDTVTLTIENHVATVVIDRQHVLNAVDANTHTRLNEIWEQLENDPSVRAVVITGAGSRAFSVGADMSASAVDKTGLEYWAGLDPNGFGGLSLRTSLDIPVIARVNGYALGGGMEMVLGADIVVAADTAKFGLTEPRVGRLALDGGIHQLVRRIPHTQAMGMLLTGRKAEAAEMQSMGLVNEVVPAEELDAAVQRWVDQILACAPTSVRAVKQMVTQTSHLTAKEARGLRLPALMAALDSEDSAEGVRAFQEKRAPAWPGR; from the coding sequence ATGACCGCGGTGGTTGAAGCCCCAGTGGATACCGTCACCCTGACCATTGAGAACCACGTGGCAACGGTGGTGATCGACCGCCAGCACGTCCTCAATGCCGTCGACGCCAACACCCACACCCGGCTCAACGAGATCTGGGAACAGCTGGAGAACGATCCTTCAGTACGTGCTGTGGTCATCACGGGCGCAGGATCACGTGCCTTCTCGGTTGGCGCGGACATGTCCGCCTCCGCCGTGGACAAGACGGGCCTGGAATACTGGGCCGGCCTGGATCCCAACGGCTTCGGCGGCCTGAGCCTGCGCACCTCCCTGGATATTCCGGTCATCGCCCGGGTCAACGGCTACGCCCTGGGCGGCGGCATGGAAATGGTGCTCGGTGCCGACATCGTGGTGGCGGCCGATACCGCGAAGTTCGGCTTGACGGAGCCTCGGGTTGGGCGGTTGGCGCTCGACGGCGGCATCCACCAATTGGTGCGACGGATCCCACACACGCAGGCCATGGGCATGCTCCTGACCGGCCGGAAAGCCGAGGCAGCGGAGATGCAGTCCATGGGGCTCGTCAACGAGGTTGTTCCTGCCGAAGAGCTCGACGCCGCAGTGCAGCGCTGGGTGGACCAGATCCTTGCGTGCGCCCCCACCTCAGTCCGGGCCGTGAAGCAAATGGTCACCCAGACTTCCCACCTGACGGCCAAGGAAGCCCGCGGCCTGCGCCTGCCCGCTCTCATGGCGGCGCTGGACAGTGAAGACTCCGCCGAGGGAGTGCGCGCTTTCCAGGAAAAGCGCGCGCCCGCCTGGCCGGGCCGCTAA
- a CDS encoding CaiB/BaiF CoA-transferase family protein — MSTVILEQTTESTTAALAAGAPVPTPLPLDGIKIVDFTQVFMGPSCTQLLGDYGADIIKVERPGAGDISRNSFPDQDGQDNPIFLSINRNKRSVSVDTRTEEGREVLHRLMADADVVVSNFRSGVMERMGFGYEDLKATNPGIIWASGTGFGPDGPYSHKGGQDAIAQAYSGVMWRRESEDTKPAIYPTTLCDYITGMHLMQGILLALRTRETSGIGQRVEVTMYDSMLHLQMQEACMQLNRGYEVNWGAMPLSGVFETTDGAVCMVGGFTPDPLARISDALGLDEDLTQRPEFANLEQQFQNKPALQAIFRERIATNTTEYWTHQLEEQGLLNAPVHTLEQALADAQTEANGMIVEAEHPSVGTVRMLNAPIRLSATPPTIRRAAPRLGEHNVEVLLENGFDEETIERLQQLGVLR, encoded by the coding sequence ATGAGCACCGTAATTCTGGAACAGACAACGGAAAGCACGACGGCGGCACTCGCCGCCGGGGCTCCGGTACCAACGCCACTCCCGCTGGACGGCATCAAAATCGTGGACTTCACACAGGTGTTCATGGGCCCGTCCTGCACCCAACTGCTGGGCGATTACGGTGCGGACATCATCAAGGTGGAACGCCCCGGCGCAGGCGACATTTCGCGCAATTCCTTCCCGGACCAGGACGGCCAGGACAACCCGATCTTCCTGTCCATCAACCGGAACAAGCGCAGCGTCTCTGTGGATACCCGCACTGAGGAAGGGCGCGAGGTGCTGCACCGGCTCATGGCTGATGCGGACGTGGTGGTCAGCAACTTCCGCTCCGGAGTCATGGAACGCATGGGCTTCGGGTACGAGGACCTCAAGGCCACGAACCCCGGCATCATCTGGGCGTCGGGCACAGGCTTCGGTCCCGACGGCCCCTATTCCCACAAGGGTGGTCAGGACGCGATCGCGCAGGCCTACTCCGGTGTGATGTGGCGGAGGGAGTCCGAGGACACCAAACCCGCCATCTACCCCACCACCCTCTGCGACTACATCACGGGCATGCACCTCATGCAGGGCATCCTGCTGGCACTGCGCACCCGGGAAACGTCGGGGATCGGGCAGCGGGTTGAAGTGACCATGTATGACTCCATGCTGCACCTGCAGATGCAGGAAGCGTGCATGCAGCTCAACCGCGGCTACGAGGTCAACTGGGGTGCCATGCCGTTGAGCGGCGTCTTCGAAACCACCGATGGCGCCGTGTGCATGGTAGGCGGATTCACGCCTGACCCACTGGCACGGATCTCCGACGCCCTGGGCTTGGACGAGGACCTCACGCAGCGCCCCGAGTTCGCCAATCTCGAGCAGCAGTTCCAGAACAAGCCCGCGCTGCAGGCGATCTTCCGCGAGCGCATCGCCACCAACACCACCGAGTACTGGACGCACCAGCTTGAGGAGCAGGGGCTGCTGAATGCTCCTGTGCACACTTTGGAGCAGGCCCTTGCGGATGCGCAGACCGAGGCCAACGGCATGATCGTGGAAGCCGAACACCCTTCGGTGGGCACGGTGCGGATGCTGAATGCGCCGATCCGGCTTTCCGCCACCCCGCCCACTATTCGCCGTGCCGCACCACGTTTGGGCGAGCACAACGTAGAGGTCCTGTTGGAGAACGGCTTCGACGAGGAGACCATCGAACGCCTGCAGCAGTTGGGAGTCCTGCGATGA
- a CDS encoding FAD-dependent oxidoreductase — MNSLELSTTTADLTAPVISRSDVLVVGGGPAGVAAAVTAARSGAKVTLLERYSSLGGLASGGMVLVLDDMINGQEITVTGIVSEYVERLQKLGLAIVPPADDRKTSEELWNKWGRYGTFDFHSHTNPKPICYAAAFDPDGWKRVSNDLVREAGVDLRLHSWFSRPIVDNGVIKGVICETKLGPQAFMADVVIDTTGDIDVASRAGASYAKDNYLTTLVFRLGNVDTNAAEAFEQANPKEARAINRKIKRLLGGAWELWWLKTPIDGVVWCNAPHMSGFDGVDPADMTAAEFAARDRISEAVEYVRANLPGFENCYMLDVASQMGVRQTRLLQGEYVMTKDDVTQRRHFADTVARGRDYYYPYRSLLPKEVDQLLVAGRHYSATPEAQKMSREIPPCMAMGQAVGVAAALAVENNVLVRDVSALDIQQGMRRHGADPGDVPSSNATVDATAAVPA, encoded by the coding sequence ATGAACTCGCTTGAACTCAGCACTACGACGGCGGACCTCACCGCCCCGGTCATCTCACGGTCCGACGTCCTGGTAGTCGGTGGTGGTCCCGCAGGCGTCGCTGCAGCGGTTACCGCCGCCCGCTCAGGAGCCAAAGTTACGTTGCTGGAACGCTATTCGTCCTTGGGTGGACTCGCTTCCGGCGGCATGGTCCTGGTGCTCGATGACATGATCAACGGCCAGGAAATCACGGTAACCGGCATCGTCTCCGAGTACGTGGAGCGCCTCCAGAAGCTGGGCTTGGCGATCGTTCCGCCAGCGGATGACCGCAAGACCTCCGAGGAACTCTGGAACAAGTGGGGCCGCTACGGCACCTTCGACTTCCACTCCCACACCAACCCGAAGCCCATCTGCTATGCAGCCGCTTTCGATCCCGACGGCTGGAAGCGCGTCTCCAACGACCTCGTCCGCGAGGCCGGCGTGGACCTCCGCCTGCACTCCTGGTTCTCCCGTCCCATCGTGGACAACGGCGTGATCAAGGGCGTCATCTGCGAAACGAAACTGGGCCCGCAGGCCTTCATGGCCGACGTCGTGATCGACACCACCGGCGACATCGACGTCGCCTCCCGCGCCGGCGCCAGCTATGCCAAGGACAACTACCTCACCACGCTGGTCTTCCGTTTGGGCAACGTGGATACCAACGCCGCCGAAGCCTTCGAACAGGCCAACCCCAAGGAAGCCCGCGCCATCAACCGCAAGATCAAGCGACTCCTCGGCGGCGCCTGGGAACTGTGGTGGCTCAAGACACCCATCGACGGCGTGGTCTGGTGCAACGCCCCGCACATGAGCGGATTCGACGGCGTCGATCCCGCCGACATGACTGCCGCGGAGTTCGCAGCCCGGGACCGGATCTCCGAGGCCGTGGAGTACGTCCGTGCGAACCTGCCCGGCTTCGAAAACTGCTACATGCTGGATGTCGCCTCCCAAATGGGTGTCCGCCAGACCCGGCTCCTGCAGGGCGAGTACGTCATGACCAAGGACGACGTCACCCAGCGCCGCCACTTCGCGGACACCGTTGCCCGCGGCCGTGACTACTACTACCCGTACCGCTCGCTGCTGCCCAAGGAAGTGGACCAGCTGCTGGTGGCCGGCCGCCACTACTCCGCCACTCCGGAGGCACAGAAAATGTCGCGCGAAATCCCACCCTGCATGGCAATGGGACAGGCCGTCGGCGTTGCAGCGGCCCTCGCCGTGGAAAACAACGTGTTGGTCCGCGACGTCTCCGCGCTGGATATCCAGCAGGGCATGCGCCGGCATGGTGCTGACCCAGGCGACGTCCCGTCGTCGAACGCTACCGTCGACGCAACAGCAGCGGTGCCGGCATGA